One segment of Fusarium oxysporum f. sp. lycopersici 4287 chromosome 7, whole genome shotgun sequence DNA contains the following:
- a CDS encoding ubiquitin thiolesterase encodes MACQHLDLIGLTPPNPSQSVYREDCTQCFDSIDDPAGLDVCLQCFNGGCAGDRNHNRLHYALTQHPLALNIRRTRKIVERDEPPTKMSKLAIAAETEEDRYDTALTVKCLDCNTELDRTHPKLAPMVDGILKANTFSRKEEVKAWEQELTSCEHILTLQQAPAKKIEQNDLSHCYACDLPENLWLCIECGNLGCGRKQMGGVDGNSHALAHANESGHGVAVKLGSITPEGTADIYCYKCDDERVDDNLGEHLNHWGIVLAERQKTEKSLTEMQIEQNLKWDFSMTTEDGKELKPLFGPGLTGLKNLGNSCYLASIIQCLFDMPSFQDRYFRPNDDLPIVPEPAADIETQLRKTADGLLSGRYSKPDADVAGEGITHQKGLAPAMLKHLIGRGHEEFSTMRQQDALEFLQHLFKLITRSPHPDGKDPTQPFRFVLEQRLQCLGCHKVRYSSNEQDNIFIDVPLEKLPREEGSEGPDAYKPVSLKECLDNFTGAEKVELTCSACGSKDGFTKRSLFKTFPDTLVVNARKMTVVNWVPIKVDVPVLVPDEPFNLDEYLSRGLQPGEEQLPDEPEVKAPAFEPDAAALAQLEAMGFPRNRCERALHATGNSDANAAMEWLFGHMEDPDIDAPLDLGAQSGDANTADPEKIEMLGAMGFGAPQAKKALKETGGDVERAVEWLFSHPDDQGIFDDDAPAEAAAPKEPAGSADLPATFQLRSIVCHKGTSIHAGHYVAFIRKALGDANVPTWVLFNDEKVVEAHDVDEMRKFAYVYFFKRI; translated from the exons ATGGCTTGCCAGCATCTCGACTTGATCG GGCTGACACCCCCTAACCCTTCTCAGTCCGTCTATCGCGAAGACTGTACTCAATGTTTCGACTCCATC GATGATCCTGCTGGACTCGATGTCTGCCTTCAGTGCTTCAACGGAGGATGCGCTGGCGACCGTAACCATAATAGACTTCACTATGCGCTGACCCAGCATCCTCTCGCTCTCAACATCCGCCGCACAAGAAAGATTGTCGAACGAGACGAACCACCCACCAAGATGTCCAAGCTAGCTATCGCTGCTGAAACTGAGGAGGACCGATATGATACAGCGCTGACTGTCAAGTGCCTCGACTGTAACACCGAACTCGACCGAACACATCCCAAGCTCGCACCTATGGTCGACGGTATCCTCAAGGCGAACACATTTTCTCGAAAGGAAGAGGTTAAGGCATGGGAACAGGAGCTGACCAGCTGCGAGCATATCTTGACGCTACAGCAAGCGCCTGCTAAGAAGATCGAGCAAAACGATCTGAGCCATTGCTACGCTTGCGACCTACCAGAGAACCTTTGGCTGTGTATTGAGTGTGGCAACCTAGGATGTGGCCGTAAGCAGATGGGTGGCGTAGACGGAAATTCGCATGCTCTTGCTCACGCCAACGAGTCCGGTCATGGAGTTGCTGTGAAGCTTGGATCTATCACACCCGAGGGAACCGCCGATATCTACTGCTACAAATGCGATGATGAACGAGTCGACGACAATCTGGGCGAACACCTGAACCACTGGGGCATCGTATTGGCGGAGCGCCAGAAGACGGAAAAGAGCTTGACTGAGATGCAGATCGAACAGAATCTCAAGTGGGACTTTAGCATGACAACGGAAGACGGGAAGGAGCTCAAGCCCTTGTTTGGACCCGGTCTCACTGGTCTGAAGAACCTTGGAAACAGCTGCTACCTGGCCAGTATTATCCAGTGCCTGTTTGACATGCCGTCATTCCAGGACAGATATTTCCGACCCAATGACGACCTGCCCATTGTTCCCGAACCAGCTGCTGATATTGAGACTCAGCTCCGAAAGACAGCCGATGGACTTTTGTCTGGACGATACTCTAAACCTGACGCTGATGTCGCTGGAGAGGGTATCACACACCAGAAGGGTCTTGCGCCAGCCATGCTCAAGCACCTCATCGGCCGAGGACATGAAGAGTTTTCTACAATGCGACAGCAGGATGCCCTCGAATTCCTTCAGCACCTGTTCAAGCTCATCACTCGATCTCCCCACCCCGATGGAAAGGACCCTACACAACCCTTCCGATTTGTTCTTGAGCAAAGACTCCAATGTTTGGGATGCCACAAGGTGCGGTACAGCAGCAACGAGCAAGACAACATTTTCATCGACGTTCCCCTAGAAAAGCTACCTCGGGAGGAGGGTTCGGAGGGCCCAGATGCTTACAAGCCTGTGTCGCTCAAGGAATGTCTCGATAACTTCACAGGAGCCGAGAAGGTTGAGCTGACTTGCTCTGCTTGCGGAAGCAAGGATGGCTTCACCAAGCGATCCTTGTTCAAGACATTCCCAGATACCCTGGTTGTCAACGCACGAAAGATGACTGTGGTCAATTGGGTTCCTATCAAGGTTGATGTTCCTGTCCTTGTACCGGACGAGCCCTTCAACTTGGACGAATATCTATCCAGGGGACTGCAGCCCGGAGAGGAACAACTGCCAGACGAGCCTGAGGTCAAAGCTCCCGCTTTCGAACCGGATGCTGCCGCCCTCGCTCAGCTCGAAGCCATGGGCTTCCCTCGCAACCGTTGCGAGCGTGCTCTTCACGCTACCGGAAACTCTGACGCCAACGCCGCGATGGAATGGTTGTTCGGACACATGGAGGACCCTGACATTGATGCGCcccttgatcttggtgctCAAAGTGGTGACGCCAACACCGCCGACCCTGAGAAAATCGAGATGCTCGGAGCTATGGGCTTCGGTGCCCctcaggccaagaaggcatTGAAGGAGACaggtggtgatgttgagcGGGCTGTTGAGTGGCTGTTCAGCCATCCTGACGACCAAGGAAtatttgatgatgatgctccCGCCGAAGCAGCTGCTCCCAAGGAACCTGCTGGAAGTGCTGATTTGCCCGCTACTTTCCAACTTCGATCAATCGTGTGCCACAAGGGCACAAGTATCCATGCTGG ACATTACGTTGCCTTCATCCGCAAGGCTTTGGGAGATGCTAATGTCCCCACTTGGGTGCTCTTCAACGATGAGAAGGTTGTTGAAGCTCACGATGTCGATGAGATGCGCAAGTTTGCGTATGTGTACTTTTTCAAGCGAATCTAG
- a CDS encoding mitotic spindle assembly checkpoint protein MAD2 yields MSSKEASKSKDKDKSKVHKLSLKGSARLVAEFFQYSIHSILFQRGVYPAEDFTVVKKYGLNMLVSADDQVKAYIKKIMSQLDKWMVGGKISKLVIVITDKDTGEHVERWQFDVQIFQPVKKSKSSKSASKDQENAAPAGSAPTAPEKTETEIQAEIAAIFRQITASVTFLPQLSGDCTFNVLVYADADSEVPVEWGDSDAKEIENGEKVQLRGFSTANHRVDTLVSYRFTD; encoded by the exons ATGTCGTCAAAGGAAGCTTCCAAGAGTAAGGACAAGGATAAGTCCAAGGTCCATAAGCTCTCCCTCAAGGGCAGCGCTCGTCTTGTCGCTGAATTT TTTCAATATTCTATCCACAGCATTCT CTTCCAACGAGGTGTCTATCCTGCCGAGGACTTTACAGT CGTCAAGAAATATGGCCTCAACATGCTGG TCTCGGCCGATGATCAAGTAAAAGCCTACATCAAAAAGATCATGTCCCAGCTCGACAAATGGATGGTCGGCGGCAAGATCTCCAAGCTTGTCATCGTCATTACAGATAAAGACACAGGCGAGCACGTCGAGCGCTGGCAATTCGAC GTTCAAATCTTCCAACCCGTCAAGAAATCCAAGTCCTCCAAATCCGCCTCCAAAGACCAAGAAAACGCCGCTCCCGCTGGTTCCGCGCCCACAGCCCCCGAAAAGACAGAAACAGAGATCCAGGCCGAAATCGCAGCTATTTTCCGCCAAATCACTGCATCTGTTACGTTCCTACCTCAACTCAGCGGCGATTGCACATTTAACGTCCTCGTTTACGCTGATGCGGATAGTGAGGTCCCTGTTGAGTGGGGTGACTCGGATGcgaaggagattgagaacgGAGAAAAGGTACAACTGAGGGGCTTCAGCACGGCGAATCACCGTGTTGATACTTTGGTCAGCTATCGATTTACCGATTAA
- a CDS encoding ubiquitin thiolesterase, protein MACQHLDLIGLTPPNPSQSVYREDCTQCFDSIDDPAGLDVCLQCFNGGCAGDRNHNRLHYALTQHPLALNIRRTRKIVERDEPPTKMSKLAIAAETEEDRYDTALTVKCLDCNTELDRTHPKLAPMVDGILKANTFSRKEEVKAWEQELTSCEHILTLQQAPAKKIEQNDLSHCYACDLPENLWLCIECGNLGCGRKQMGGVDGNSHALAHANESGHGVAVKLGSITPEGTADIYCYKCDDERVDDNLGEHLNHWGIVLAERQKTEKSLTEMQIEQNLKWDFSMTTEDGKELKPLFGPGLTGLKNLGNSCYLASIIQCLFDMPSFQDRYFRPNDDLPIVPEPAADIETQLRKTADGLLSGRYSKPDADVAGEGITHQKGLAPAMLKHLIGRGHEEFSTMRQQDALEFLQHLFKLITRSPHPDGKDPTQPFRFVLEQRLQCLGCHKVRYSSNEQDNIFIDVPLEKLPREEGSEGPDAYKPVSLKECLDNFTGAEKVELTCSACGSKDGFTKRSLFKTFPDTLVVNARKMTVVNWVPIKVDVPVLVPDEPFNLDEYLSRGLQPGEEQLPDEPEVKAPAFEPDAAALAQLEAMGFPRNRCERALHATGNSDANAAMEWLFGHMEDPDIDAPLDLGAQSGDANTADPEKIEMLGAMGFGAPQAKKALKETGGDVERAVEWLFSHPDDQGIFDDDAPAEAAAPKEPAGSADLPATFQLRSIVCHKGTSIHAG, encoded by the exons ATGGCTTGCCAGCATCTCGACTTGATCG GGCTGACACCCCCTAACCCTTCTCAGTCCGTCTATCGCGAAGACTGTACTCAATGTTTCGACTCCATC GATGATCCTGCTGGACTCGATGTCTGCCTTCAGTGCTTCAACGGAGGATGCGCTGGCGACCGTAACCATAATAGACTTCACTATGCGCTGACCCAGCATCCTCTCGCTCTCAACATCCGCCGCACAAGAAAGATTGTCGAACGAGACGAACCACCCACCAAGATGTCCAAGCTAGCTATCGCTGCTGAAACTGAGGAGGACCGATATGATACAGCGCTGACTGTCAAGTGCCTCGACTGTAACACCGAACTCGACCGAACACATCCCAAGCTCGCACCTATGGTCGACGGTATCCTCAAGGCGAACACATTTTCTCGAAAGGAAGAGGTTAAGGCATGGGAACAGGAGCTGACCAGCTGCGAGCATATCTTGACGCTACAGCAAGCGCCTGCTAAGAAGATCGAGCAAAACGATCTGAGCCATTGCTACGCTTGCGACCTACCAGAGAACCTTTGGCTGTGTATTGAGTGTGGCAACCTAGGATGTGGCCGTAAGCAGATGGGTGGCGTAGACGGAAATTCGCATGCTCTTGCTCACGCCAACGAGTCCGGTCATGGAGTTGCTGTGAAGCTTGGATCTATCACACCCGAGGGAACCGCCGATATCTACTGCTACAAATGCGATGATGAACGAGTCGACGACAATCTGGGCGAACACCTGAACCACTGGGGCATCGTATTGGCGGAGCGCCAGAAGACGGAAAAGAGCTTGACTGAGATGCAGATCGAACAGAATCTCAAGTGGGACTTTAGCATGACAACGGAAGACGGGAAGGAGCTCAAGCCCTTGTTTGGACCCGGTCTCACTGGTCTGAAGAACCTTGGAAACAGCTGCTACCTGGCCAGTATTATCCAGTGCCTGTTTGACATGCCGTCATTCCAGGACAGATATTTCCGACCCAATGACGACCTGCCCATTGTTCCCGAACCAGCTGCTGATATTGAGACTCAGCTCCGAAAGACAGCCGATGGACTTTTGTCTGGACGATACTCTAAACCTGACGCTGATGTCGCTGGAGAGGGTATCACACACCAGAAGGGTCTTGCGCCAGCCATGCTCAAGCACCTCATCGGCCGAGGACATGAAGAGTTTTCTACAATGCGACAGCAGGATGCCCTCGAATTCCTTCAGCACCTGTTCAAGCTCATCACTCGATCTCCCCACCCCGATGGAAAGGACCCTACACAACCCTTCCGATTTGTTCTTGAGCAAAGACTCCAATGTTTGGGATGCCACAAGGTGCGGTACAGCAGCAACGAGCAAGACAACATTTTCATCGACGTTCCCCTAGAAAAGCTACCTCGGGAGGAGGGTTCGGAGGGCCCAGATGCTTACAAGCCTGTGTCGCTCAAGGAATGTCTCGATAACTTCACAGGAGCCGAGAAGGTTGAGCTGACTTGCTCTGCTTGCGGAAGCAAGGATGGCTTCACCAAGCGATCCTTGTTCAAGACATTCCCAGATACCCTGGTTGTCAACGCACGAAAGATGACTGTGGTCAATTGGGTTCCTATCAAGGTTGATGTTCCTGTCCTTGTACCGGACGAGCCCTTCAACTTGGACGAATATCTATCCAGGGGACTGCAGCCCGGAGAGGAACAACTGCCAGACGAGCCTGAGGTCAAAGCTCCCGCTTTCGAACCGGATGCTGCCGCCCTCGCTCAGCTCGAAGCCATGGGCTTCCCTCGCAACCGTTGCGAGCGTGCTCTTCACGCTACCGGAAACTCTGACGCCAACGCCGCGATGGAATGGTTGTTCGGACACATGGAGGACCCTGACATTGATGCGCcccttgatcttggtgctCAAAGTGGTGACGCCAACACCGCCGACCCTGAGAAAATCGAGATGCTCGGAGCTATGGGCTTCGGTGCCCctcaggccaagaaggcatTGAAGGAGACaggtggtgatgttgagcGGGCTGTTGAGTGGCTGTTCAGCCATCCTGACGACCAAGGAAtatttgatgatgatgctccCGCCGAAGCAGCTGCTCCCAAGGAACCTGCTGGAAGTGCTGATTTGCCCGCTACTTTCCAACTTCGATCAATCGTGTGCCACAAGGGCACAAGTATCCATGCTGGGTAA
- a CDS encoding oligosaccharidyl-lipid flippase family protein, translating into MSPSPEKESPPTPSMIKGASLLIILQLASRLITFIANQLLLRYLTAPLLGLSTQLEVYYLSVLFFARESLRVAIQRRDSGSQAKEESQAMVNLGYLAIGLGSFVSLGLGWMYLAYANDITLATPYLVESLYLYGFAAMVELLSEPCFVLMQTRLQFGTRAAAESIATFLRCIVVFGSAVWASKHNDIGVLPFALGQITYGVSLLLVYLVSGYRLASSIGFSLLPKTIASKENRFWASMFDRSTIGLAGSMMAQSVVKHLLTQGDTFLISFLASASVQGAYALANNYGSLLARLLFQPVEESSRSYFSRLLSSVTPVKQGGKPVQEVTEAKQNLQTLLRLYILLTSIIISLGPFAAPPLLAIVAGKQWAGSGAGDVLAAYCFYIPFMGLNGLTESFVASVATEAEVHIQSVWMGAFSVIFATSAFLFMRIYPLGAIGLVLANIINMGCRIVWSGAFIKRFFKRHGTDFKIKSLIPESTLGVSIATAVLLKQLKVVDNADQPIKSLVKIAGSAIPLLLLILVLERHFILECLNSVRGRKAAKQ; encoded by the exons ATGTCTCCCTCCCCTGAAAAAGAAAGCCCTCCGACGCCCTCAATGATCAAAGGCGCTTCCCTCCTAATTATCCTCCAACTCGCCTCCCGCCTCATAACTTTCATTGCCAACCAACTCCTCCTGCGGTATCTCACAGCACCGCTACTAGGCCTATCAACTCAACTCGAGGTATACTACCTCTCAGTTCTCTTCTTCGCACGCGAAAGTCTTCGTGTTGCTATTCAACGACGAGATTCGGGATCGCAGGCTAAAGAGGAGAGTCAAGCTATGGTGAATCTGGGATATCTCGCTATTGGACTGGGAAGTTTTGTCAGTCTTGGGTTGGGGTGGATGTATCTTGCGTATGCGAATGATATTACGCTTGCTACGCCGTATTTGGTTGAATCGCTGTATCTCTATGGGTTTGCGGCTATGGTGGAGTTGTTGTCGGAGCCGTGCTTTGTTCTCATGCAGACGAGGCTGCAGTTTGGGACAcgagctgctgctgagtCGATTGCTACGTTTTTGAGGTGTATCGTTGTGTTTGGATCTGCTGTTTGGGCATCCAAGCACAATGATATCGGAGTGCTGCCTTTCGCCCTTGGACAGATTACCTATGGTGTCTCACTACTCCTCGTCTACCTCGTCTCAGGATATCGCCTCGCCTCATCAATCGGCTTCTCACTACTCCCCAAAACCATCGCTTCGAAAGAGAACCGTTTCTGGGCCTCCATGTTCGACCGATCAACGATCGGTCTCGCAGGAAGCATGATGGCCCAGAGCGTGGTCAAGCATCTCCTCACCCAAGGCGACACATTTCTCATCTCCTTTCTCGCATCAGCCAGCGTCCAAGGCGCATATGCTCTCGCAAACAACTACGGAAGTCTTCTTGCccgtcttctcttccagCCTGTTGAAGAAAGTAGCCGAAGTTACTTCTCTCGCTTGCTGTCATCTGTGACACCTGTCAAACAAGGCGGTAAGCCAGTTCAGGAAGTGACAGAAGCAAAGCAGAATCTGCAAACTCTGCTTCGCCTGTACATCCTTTTGACTTCAATCATCATCAGTCTTGGACCTTTTGCTGCTCCGCCTCTTCTGGCTATTGTGGCAGGCAAGCAGTGGGCTGGCTCAGGGGCAGGTGATGTGCTTGCAGCGTACTGTTTCTACATTCCCTTCATGGGTCTTAACGGTCTCACAGAATCATTCGTGGCGTCAGTTGCTACTGAAGCCGAGGTTCACATCCAATCTGTCTGGATGGGTGCATTCTCAGTCATCTTCGCCACATCAGCCTTCCTCTTCATGAGAATCTACCCTCTCGGTGCTATCGGTCTCGTACTagccaacatcatcaataTGGGGTGTCGCATCGTCTGGAGCGGAGCATTCATCAAGCGCTTCTTCAAAAGACACGGAACCGACTTCAAGATCAAATCACTTATTCCCGAGAGCACACTCGGTGTCTCAATCGCTACAGCTGTCCTTCTCAAGCAACTGAAAGTCGTAGACAACGCAGATCAACCGATCAAATCTCTCGTCAAGATCGCTGGCTCCGCCATCCCATTATTGCTTCTAAT CCTGGTCCTCGAGCGCCATTTTATCCTTGAGTGTCTAAACTCGGTCCGCGGTCGCAAAGCCGCAAAACAATAG
- a CDS encoding ATP-dependent RNA helicase DBP3, which produces MAATKHLLADSEDAIVDRPSKKTKVTDVDEKARLKKERKEKKKDKKRKTEEQETPADKTGDSEAERAERKKAKKEKKKAKKAKAAEESAETTEAAEEAPKEKKSKKEKKVPVSYESSDDASSDSAYVQTMSLSNVPQAEIDEFLSKNQITITDPKTETVTLRPVLEFHQLPATNLLEKKPSPFANYKAPTPIQSASWPFTLSGRDVIGVAETGSGKTMAFALPCVEAVSDIKYKGTKAVIVSPTRELAMQTYEQMASVAALNKLKCVCLYGGASKDDQRNLLRCGADIIVATPGRLKDFMSDGTVDLSQVTFAVLDEADRMLDKGFEEDIKQILGACLPREKRQTLMFTATWPQSVQALASSFMVTPVKIAIGSGGKETADGSVELQANTRITQRVEVLEPREKEFRLLQLLKEHQQGKQKNDRILVFCLYKKEATRVENFLSRKGIRVGGIHGDLRQEQRTRSLEAFKSGATPVLVATDVAARGLDIPEVKLVINVTFPLTIEDYVHRIGRTGRAGKTGEAITFFTVEDKSHSGSLVNILRGANQPVPEDLLKFGTTVKKKTHDMYGAFFKDVDMNAKSTKITFD; this is translated from the exons ATGGCTGCCACAAAGCATCTCCTCGCTGACAGCGAGGACGCCATCGTCGACCGACCCtccaagaagaccaaggtcaCCGACGTCGACGAGAAGGCTCGTTTGAAGAAGGAgcgcaaggagaagaagaaggacaagaagcgcaagactGAAGAGCAGGAGACACCTGCTGACAAGACTGGCGATTCTGAGGCTGAGCGTGCTGAGCGCAAGAAGgctaagaaggaaaagaagaaggcgaagaaggccaaggccgcTGAGGAGTCTGCTGAGACTACTGAAGCTGCCGAGGAAGCtcccaaggagaagaagtctaagaaggagaagaaggtccCGGTTTCTTATGAGTCTTCTGACGACGCTTCCTCCGACAGCGCTTACGTCCAGACCATGAGCCTCTCCAACGTTCCTCAAGCCGAGATTGACGAATTCCTCTCCAAGAACCAGATCACCATCACCGACCCCAAGACCGAGACCGTCACTCTTCGCCCCGTTTTGGAATTCCACCAACTTCCCGCTACAAAcctccttgagaagaagccctCGCCATTCGCCAACTACAAGGCTCCTACGCCTATTCAGTCCGCCTCATGGCCCTTCACGCTCTCTGGCCGCGATGTTATCGGTGTCGCTGAGACAGGATCCGGAAAGACCATGGCTTTCGCTCTTCCCTGTGTTGAGGCTGTTTCTGATATCAAGTACAAGGGCACCAAGGCCGTTATTGTTTCGCCTACACGAGAACTTGCCATGCAGACCTATGAGCAGATGGCTTCCGTGGCTGCGCTGAACAAGTTAAAGTGTGTGTGTCTGTACGGTGGTGCTTCCAAGGATGATCAGCGAAACCTTCTCCGATGTGGCGCTGACATTATTGTCGCTACCCCCGGTCGTCTTAAGGACTTCATGTCTGATGGAACTGTTGATCTTAGCCAAGTTACTTTCGCCGTTCTCGACGAGGCTGATCGTATGCTTGACAAGGGTTTCGAGGAGGATATTAAGCAGATCTTGGGTGCTTGCCTTCCCCGCGAGAAGCGCCAGACACTCATGTTTACAGCTACATGGCCTCAATCCGTCCAGGCCCTCGCCTCTTCTTTCATGGTTACCCCCGTCAAGATTGCCATTGGATCTGGCGGTAAGGAAACAGCCGATGGATCTGTTGAGCTGCAAGCCAACACAAGAATTACACAGCGagttgaggttcttgagccCAGAGAGAAGGAGTTCCGTCTACTTCAGCTTTTGAAGGAGCACCAGCAGGGTAAGCAGAAGAACGACCGTATCTTGGTCTTCTGCCTGTACAAGAAGGAGGCTACACGTGTTGAGAACTTCTTGAGCCGTAAGGGCATCCGCGTTGGTGGCATTCACGGTGATCTGCGACAGGAGCAGCGAACAAGGAGTCTCGAGGCTTTCAAGTCTGGAGCTACTCCTGTTCTTGTTGCTACTGATGTCGCTGCTCGTGGTCTTGATATTCCTGAGGTTAAGCTCGTTATCAACGTTACA TTCCCCTTGACCATTGAGGATTACGTCCACCGCATTGGCCGAACAGGCCGTGCTGGTAAGACTGGTGAGGCTATCACCTTCTTTACTGTCGAGGACAAGTCGCACTCCGGCTC GCTCGTCAACATTCTCCGAGGTGCCAACCAGCCCGTGCCTGAAGATCTCCTCAAGTTCGGTACCACCGTTAAGAAGAAGACTCACGACATGTACGGCGCTTTCTTCAAGGATGTCGACATGAACGCCAAGTCGACCAAGATCACATTTGATTAA